One window from the genome of Chroogloeocystis siderophila 5.2 s.c.1 encodes:
- a CDS encoding RNA recognition motif domain-containing protein yields MTIYVGNLSYRATEDDLRAVFAEYGTVKRIVLPTDRETGRMRGFAFVDMTEDAQEDAAITELDGAEWMGRQLRVNKAKPREENNRRNGTGMRRNEY; encoded by the coding sequence ATGACTATTTACGTTGGAAACCTCTCCTACCGCGCCACAGAAGACGACTTGAGAGCAGTATTTGCAGAATATGGCACAGTGAAAAGAATTGTCTTGCCGACCGACCGAGAAACGGGTCGGATGCGCGGCTTCGCCTTTGTTGATATGACAGAAGATGCCCAAGAGGATGCCGCAATCACCGAGTTAGACGGTGCTGAATGGATGGGACGTCAACTGAGAGTTAACAAAGCTAAACCCCGCGAAGAAAATAACCGACGTAATGGTACAGGTATGCGCAGAAACGAATATTGA
- the ispG gene encoding (E)-4-hydroxy-3-methylbut-2-enyl-diphosphate synthase, translating to MQTLPTPSTTINPTSGLLTDTTIHRRKTRPVKVGNVTIGGGYPVVVQSMINEDTLDVDGSVAAIRRLHQIGCEIVRVTVPSMAHAKALAEIKQKLHQTYQPVPLVADVHHNGMKIALEVAKHVDKVRINPGLYVFEKPKTDRTEYTQAEFNEIGDKIRETLEPLVISLRDQGKAMRIGVNHGSLAERMLFTYGDTPEGMVESALEFIRICESLNFRNLVVSLKASRVPVMLAAYRLMAQRMDELGMDYPLHLGVTEAGDGEYGRIKSTAGIGTLLAEGIGDTIRVSLTEAPEKEIPVCYSILQALGLRKTMVEYVACPSCGRTLFNLEEVLHKVREATKHLTGLDIAVMGCIVNGPGEMADADYGYVGKQPGYISLYRGRDEIKRVPEAQGVEELINLIKADGRWVEP from the coding sequence ATGCAAACCTTGCCTACTCCATCAACTACGATTAACCCAACCTCTGGGCTATTAACTGACACCACAATTCATCGCCGCAAAACCCGTCCGGTGAAAGTTGGCAATGTCACTATTGGCGGTGGCTATCCCGTCGTGGTGCAATCGATGATTAACGAAGACACGCTTGATGTAGATGGCTCTGTTGCTGCAATTCGGCGCTTACACCAGATTGGCTGTGAGATTGTCCGAGTTACTGTACCTAGCATGGCTCATGCTAAAGCCTTAGCAGAAATCAAACAGAAACTACATCAAACTTATCAACCTGTACCGCTTGTTGCCGACGTACATCACAACGGTATGAAAATTGCCCTAGAAGTTGCCAAGCACGTAGACAAAGTGCGAATCAACCCAGGGCTGTACGTATTTGAAAAACCAAAAACCGACCGCACCGAATACACGCAAGCCGAATTTAATGAAATCGGAGACAAGATTCGCGAGACGTTAGAACCTTTAGTAATATCCCTCCGCGACCAAGGTAAAGCAATGCGCATTGGTGTCAACCACGGTTCGCTTGCTGAAAGAATGCTTTTTACCTACGGCGATACACCCGAAGGCATGGTAGAATCTGCCTTAGAGTTCATCCGCATCTGCGAATCATTAAATTTTCGTAACTTAGTCGTTTCCCTCAAAGCTTCGCGCGTTCCTGTCATGCTTGCTGCCTATCGCTTGATGGCGCAAAGAATGGATGAATTAGGTATGGATTACCCGTTGCATCTCGGTGTTACCGAAGCGGGTGATGGTGAGTACGGTCGCATCAAGTCCACCGCAGGTATTGGAACGCTTTTAGCCGAAGGAATTGGCGATACGATCCGCGTATCACTCACCGAAGCACCGGAAAAAGAAATTCCGGTTTGCTACAGCATTTTGCAAGCTCTTGGCTTACGCAAGACGATGGTAGAGTATGTCGCTTGTCCTTCTTGCGGTCGTACTTTGTTCAATTTAGAAGAGGTGTTACACAAAGTACGCGAAGCAACGAAACACCTGACAGGCTTGGATATTGCTGTCATGGGTTGTATTGTCAATGGACCAGGAGAAATGGCAGACGCAGATTATGGCTATGTCGGTAAGCAACCTGGTTACATTTCGTTGTATCGAGGTCGAGATGAAATCAAGCGCGTTCCTGAAGCTCAAGGCGTTGAAGAGTTAATCAATCTAATTAAAGCAGACGGACGGTGGGTAGAACCATAA
- the ctpC gene encoding carboxyl-terminal processing protease CtpC, translating into MVISKRGLVLGATAAMLTTVAIAGAGIHSRGQAFFQESPKELVDEVWQIIDRQYVDGTFNQANWQAVRREYLNRSYSSKEDAYKAIREMLKKLDDPYTRFMDPDEFKNMQVETSGELTGIGIQIAQDEKTNKLTVIAPIEDTPAARAGILAKDIILQIDGKSTEGMDINQAVSMIKGKPGTQVRLTIQRENQQREFQITRARIELHPVRYSQQTSPMGNIGYIRLTQFSANAAAEMRNAIRDLENKQVQGYILDLRSNPGGLLFSSVEIAQMWLQDGTIVSTVDRQGKRDIEKSNHRALTDKPVVVLVDGGSASASEILAGALQDNKRAVVVGTKTFGKGLVQSVRGLGDGSGLAVTIAKYFTPNGRDINKSGISPDIVVELTDQQKESLVQDREKIGTPADPQYSTALNVLQKEIAAKRGNQAGVTPQ; encoded by the coding sequence ATGGTCATTTCAAAACGTGGGCTTGTTCTGGGTGCAACAGCAGCAATGCTGACAACCGTTGCGATCGCTGGTGCGGGGATTCACTCGCGAGGTCAGGCTTTTTTTCAAGAAAGTCCCAAAGAATTAGTAGATGAAGTCTGGCAGATTATTGACCGTCAATATGTAGACGGCACATTTAATCAAGCTAATTGGCAAGCTGTGCGCCGCGAGTATCTCAACCGGTCTTATAGCAGCAAAGAAGATGCCTACAAAGCCATTCGCGAGATGCTCAAAAAGCTAGATGACCCCTACACTCGCTTTATGGATCCAGATGAGTTCAAAAATATGCAAGTTGAAACTTCTGGAGAACTGACGGGTATTGGAATTCAAATCGCCCAGGACGAGAAAACAAATAAATTGACCGTAATTGCTCCAATTGAAGACACTCCAGCCGCCCGGGCGGGCATTCTTGCCAAAGATATTATTCTCCAGATTGACGGTAAAAGTACGGAAGGCATGGATATCAATCAAGCAGTATCCATGATCAAAGGCAAACCAGGGACTCAAGTCCGGTTGACAATTCAGCGGGAAAACCAGCAGCGCGAGTTTCAAATTACACGGGCGCGAATTGAATTGCACCCTGTCCGCTACAGTCAGCAAACGTCTCCAATGGGAAATATTGGTTACATTCGCTTAACTCAGTTTAGTGCGAATGCCGCCGCAGAAATGCGCAATGCAATTCGAGATTTAGAGAACAAGCAAGTTCAAGGATATATTCTTGATCTACGTTCTAATCCAGGTGGTTTGCTGTTTTCCAGCGTAGAAATTGCACAAATGTGGTTGCAAGATGGCACGATTGTCTCTACAGTTGATCGCCAAGGAAAAAGAGATATTGAAAAATCTAACCACCGAGCCTTGACAGATAAACCTGTTGTGGTTTTGGTTGATGGTGGTTCAGCAAGTGCGAGTGAAATTCTGGCAGGTGCTTTACAGGATAACAAACGCGCTGTCGTTGTTGGAACAAAAACCTTTGGTAAAGGCTTAGTACAGTCGGTACGCGGGTTAGGTGATGGGTCAGGTTTGGCTGTGACCATTGCTAAATACTTTACCCCCAACGGTCGCGATATCAATAAATCAGGAATCAGTCCTGATATAGTAGTCGAACTTACCGATCAACAAAAAGAATCGCTCGTTCAAGACCGCGAAAAAATTGGTACACCTGCTGATCCGCAATATTCTACTGCCTTAAATGTATTGCAAAAAGAAATTGCGGCGAAGCGTGGTAATCAAGCAGGAGTCACGCCGCAGTAG
- a CDS encoding elongation factor G, translating to MNEKGKMGLHNVAIVGPYLSGKTTLLESLLFVTGAISRKGSIRDGNTVGDSATEARDRHMSVEVNAASTEYNGVRFNFIDCPGSVEFAQETYNALMGVDAAIVVCEPTNDNSNESKQRLLTLAPIFKFLDDWEIPHLIFVNKMDKGSSNFMEMLHALKSISSRPIVPHQYPITQGEQITGFIDLVSEQAYQYHAGAACDPIPFPEAFKEQEQAARTEMLEELANFDDHLLEELLEEINPPQEEIVQDLRLELGADLVVPVFFGVAEQDFGVRSLLKALLREAPTPETTAERRGVVLHRDAPLAQVLKTYYTPQGGKLSLVRVWQGKLTDGIVLNGVRAGGIYRLMGQQTTSLTEAPAGDIVALSRLEGIHTGDTLSSNSELASELPKAEHLDPVYALAITPEKRNDEVKLSGALSKLLEEDPALYWEQHGDTHEVILWGQGEIHLQVALDRLRRKYNLPMTTHLPQVPYKETIRKPISSVHGRYKHQSGGHGQFGDVYLEIKPLPRGEGFDFKETIVGGVVPKQYIPGVETGVREYLTHGPLGFPIVDVAVTLTNGSYHSVDSSEQAFKQAARIAMQTGMPQGEPTLLEPIVSIEVTTPNEFTSKVLQLVSGRRGQILGYEGRSDWRGWDNITAYLPQAEMHNFIIELRSLTLGVGSFHWQYHHLQEVPEKLAERVCSTTNGNGNGNSNGNHHR from the coding sequence ATGAACGAAAAAGGGAAAATGGGCTTGCACAATGTCGCCATTGTCGGCCCATATTTAAGTGGTAAAACAACGTTACTAGAAAGTTTGCTTTTTGTAACTGGGGCAATCTCCCGCAAGGGTAGTATCCGCGACGGCAATACGGTAGGAGATAGCGCCACCGAAGCCCGTGATCGCCACATGAGTGTAGAAGTTAATGCTGCCAGTACCGAGTATAACGGAGTCCGCTTTAACTTTATCGACTGTCCTGGCTCAGTAGAATTTGCCCAAGAAACTTATAACGCGCTGATGGGAGTTGATGCAGCGATTGTTGTTTGCGAACCAACAAACGATAATTCCAACGAATCAAAGCAACGCCTGCTGACACTCGCACCAATATTTAAATTTTTAGATGACTGGGAAATTCCTCACCTAATCTTCGTTAATAAAATGGACAAAGGCAGTAGCAACTTTATGGAGATGTTGCACGCCTTAAAATCAATTTCTAGCCGTCCGATTGTTCCGCATCAATACCCAATTACGCAAGGCGAACAAATTACTGGATTTATTGACTTAGTAAGCGAGCAAGCTTATCAGTATCATGCAGGCGCAGCTTGCGATCCGATTCCGTTTCCTGAAGCGTTTAAGGAACAGGAACAAGCAGCACGTACGGAAATGTTGGAAGAACTCGCCAACTTTGACGATCACTTGTTAGAAGAACTGCTAGAAGAAATTAACCCACCGCAAGAAGAAATTGTACAAGATCTGCGACTCGAATTAGGCGCAGATTTAGTTGTTCCCGTATTTTTTGGAGTTGCTGAACAAGATTTTGGCGTGCGATCGCTCCTCAAAGCACTTCTACGCGAAGCACCAACACCAGAAACAACCGCAGAACGTCGCGGCGTTGTTTTACACAGGGATGCACCATTAGCGCAAGTTCTCAAAACTTACTATACTCCCCAAGGTGGGAAACTATCATTAGTACGAGTTTGGCAAGGTAAATTAACCGACGGAATTGTCCTTAACGGAGTACGTGCGGGTGGTATTTATCGCTTGATGGGTCAACAAACAACTTCACTCACTGAGGCGCCAGCAGGCGACATCGTAGCACTCTCGCGCTTAGAAGGAATTCACACGGGAGATACACTATCATCAAATAGCGAACTGGCTTCAGAATTACCTAAAGCTGAACATCTAGACCCAGTCTATGCTTTGGCAATTACGCCTGAAAAACGCAATGATGAGGTCAAACTTAGTGGAGCGCTCAGTAAACTTTTAGAAGAAGATCCTGCACTTTATTGGGAACAACACGGCGACACGCACGAAGTCATTTTGTGGGGTCAAGGTGAAATTCACCTGCAAGTTGCTTTAGATCGATTGCGGCGGAAATATAATTTGCCAATGACAACACATCTGCCACAAGTACCTTACAAAGAAACTATTCGTAAACCAATTTCTTCGGTACACGGGCGTTATAAGCACCAGAGTGGCGGTCACGGTCAGTTTGGCGACGTATATTTAGAGATCAAACCGTTACCACGCGGCGAAGGCTTTGACTTCAAGGAAACGATTGTTGGCGGAGTCGTACCGAAACAGTATATTCCAGGTGTAGAAACAGGAGTTCGCGAATATCTTACACACGGACCTTTAGGCTTCCCGATTGTCGATGTTGCGGTTACACTTACAAATGGTTCATACCACAGTGTAGATAGTTCTGAACAAGCCTTTAAGCAAGCAGCGCGAATTGCGATGCAAACTGGAATGCCGCAAGGTGAGCCTACACTCCTCGAACCGATTGTATCAATTGAAGTAACAACACCAAATGAATTTACGTCTAAGGTGTTGCAACTCGTCAGTGGACGTCGAGGACAAATCTTAGGTTACGAAGGTAGAAGTGATTGGCGAGGCTGGGATAATATAACGGCGTACTTGCCACAAGCTGAAATGCACAACTTTATTATTGAGTTGCGATCGCTAACTTTAGGCGTTGGTTCGTTCCACTGGCAATATCATCATCTTCAAGAGGTTCCTGAGAAGCTAGCTGAGCGAGTTTGCTCGACTACTAACGGTAATGGTAACGGCAATAGCAACGGCAATCATCATCGTTGA
- a CDS encoding tetratricopeptide repeat protein gives MAFAKVGLTTPSLAQASSQTATNWVNQGLKLIQQNKLKDAIAAFETATKLDPKLAPAHYNLGLALRETGQLQPAAEAFYRAIQAEPKFALAYANLGAVLLEGNNPQQAQEFLQNAIKLEPNLGLAHYNLGLVKEQQQDWQGAITAYNTALKYSPTLPEITYHLGIVYLQQSQVDQAIAAFREAIKLKPNYAEAYYNVGAILFGQGNFQSALEAFRQSALANRNYANAYYAAGLVYMHLGQYQNAQIVLQSAKTLYASQGNSQWAKSTEELLQQAFQLSSGLSQ, from the coding sequence ATGGCTTTTGCCAAAGTAGGCTTAACGACTCCTTCTTTAGCACAAGCAAGTTCCCAAACTGCTACAAATTGGGTCAACCAGGGACTAAAATTGATACAACAAAATAAACTCAAAGATGCGATCGCCGCGTTTGAAACAGCAACAAAGCTCGATCCCAAATTAGCCCCAGCACACTATAATTTAGGACTTGCTTTGCGTGAAACTGGACAACTTCAACCTGCCGCAGAAGCATTTTATCGCGCAATTCAAGCTGAACCAAAGTTTGCTTTAGCTTATGCTAACTTAGGAGCAGTTCTCTTAGAGGGAAACAACCCCCAACAAGCACAAGAATTTTTACAAAACGCAATAAAACTGGAACCAAATTTAGGACTAGCACACTACAACCTAGGTTTAGTCAAAGAGCAACAACAAGATTGGCAAGGTGCGATCACAGCGTACAATACAGCACTTAAATATAGCCCAACCTTACCAGAAATTACTTATCATTTGGGTATTGTCTATCTTCAACAAAGTCAAGTTGACCAAGCGATCGCCGCCTTTCGCGAAGCAATCAAACTTAAACCAAACTATGCTGAAGCTTATTACAATGTAGGCGCGATTCTATTTGGGCAAGGCAATTTTCAATCGGCGCTAGAAGCCTTTCGTCAGTCTGCTTTAGCAAATAGAAACTATGCAAATGCCTACTATGCCGCAGGTCTAGTATATATGCATCTAGGGCAATATCAAAACGCACAAATAGTCTTGCAATCTGCCAAAACTTTGTATGCATCTCAAGGCAATTCGCAGTGGGCAAAAAGTACCGAAGAACTTCTACAGCAAGCCTTTCAACTTTCTTCGGGGCTATCGCAATAA
- a CDS encoding MarR family winged helix-turn-helix transcriptional regulator, protein MGTRHHGTEEEVRALDTYIKLVRAADSISSRIHRHLDETNLTITQFGVLEALYHLGSMYQRDLAAKLLKSGGNITLVIDNLEKRELVKREREPDDRRCIRVNLTEAGKQLISRIFPTHVAAVVTEMATLSLPEQEELGRLCRQLGKKE, encoded by the coding sequence ATGGGAACGCGACATCATGGTACAGAAGAAGAGGTAAGAGCATTAGACACGTATATTAAGTTGGTACGTGCAGCAGATTCAATATCATCTCGGATTCATCGTCATTTAGATGAAACAAACTTGACGATTACACAATTTGGTGTTTTAGAGGCGCTGTACCACCTGGGTTCGATGTATCAACGCGACCTAGCCGCAAAACTTCTTAAAAGTGGTGGAAACATTACTTTAGTCATTGATAATTTAGAAAAGCGAGAGTTAGTGAAACGCGAACGCGAACCTGATGATCGCCGTTGTATTCGAGTCAACTTGACCGAAGCGGGAAAACAGTTAATCAGTCGCATCTTTCCGACTCATGTCGCGGCTGTGGTGACGGAAATGGCTACACTGAGTTTGCCTGAACAAGAAGAACTAGGGCGTCTATGTCGGCAGTTAGGTAAAAAAGAATAA
- the wrbA gene encoding NAD(P)H:quinone oxidoreductase produces the protein MKILVVYYSMYGHTLQMAKAVAEGASQIAQAEVMLRRVQEFPEVDKIIDQNEFASKIREQQKDIPICTVDDLREADAVILGSPTRYGNMCAQMKQLIDSTAQLWLKGEMEGKPAAVFTSTASTHGGQETTLLTMMVPLLHLGMLIVGVPYSIPGMIHTEARGGTPYGATTIAGGQGELQPTSEDLEICKALGCRVAEVTAKVRS, from the coding sequence ATGAAAATTTTAGTTGTCTATTACTCGATGTATGGTCACACATTGCAGATGGCAAAAGCTGTCGCAGAAGGTGCAAGTCAAATTGCGCAAGCCGAAGTGATGCTACGCCGCGTACAAGAGTTTCCTGAAGTTGACAAAATTATCGATCAAAACGAGTTTGCAAGCAAAATACGCGAACAGCAAAAAGATATACCCATTTGCACTGTTGATGATTTGCGCGAAGCTGACGCTGTGATTTTGGGTTCTCCGACTCGATACGGTAATATGTGTGCGCAAATGAAGCAGCTAATCGATTCAACCGCACAGCTATGGCTTAAGGGTGAAATGGAAGGTAAACCAGCCGCTGTATTTACTTCTACAGCTTCGACTCACGGCGGACAAGAAACAACGCTACTAACAATGATGGTTCCGCTATTACACTTAGGAATGCTTATTGTCGGCGTGCCTTACTCTATACCTGGAATGATTCACACAGAAGCACGTGGCGGTACACCCTATGGTGCGACAACAATAGCAGGCGGACAAGGCGAGTTGCAACCAACATCAGAAGACTTGGAAATTTGCAAAGCATTAGGGTGCCGTGTGGCTGAGGTGACGGCTAAGGTGCGATCATAA
- a CDS encoding sigma 54-interacting transcriptional regulator: MTSPNTVIWLQERTALGILSGEVLEAIAQVLEEKTLPENYPLVTEDTPPEALYILKQGKLESYRTHQNSIAAACSFLPGTVVHLQELLLDQPAQQTIKTLSESQFWVIPAAQFKQIVAQHPEIAQVFSRHLIQEVAQLTSALSYEQERSQALRPYLVTKAQRGIVGTSRYAVRLRAAIREASLKRNSVLIFGEPGLEKDNIAALIHFGSPQRRQPIIKLNCSILQSSGADLFGRASGKVGLLEWLGDGTLVLNNIQDLPAELVPALVQLLKTGTYTPVSRLGEPTPTPRISRARILMISERTQSTIERCAGQIIKVPPLRVRKADIKAQAEYYISLYSRSQGIAKPKITPEALRRLQSYDFPGNLRELQSLVERAIVQSAGGLELTEEIFWSAQTKKKQFRVNLLNMYPGLRRFLRSPWYPDRINYGFTLWFFAVVVVVLFVGPQHRGENFALNMFWAWWWPLILLGFPFLGRIWCAFCPFMIYGEVTQKLSLWLFPRQLKSWPRHQAEKWGGWFLFGLFTLIFLWEELWNLEDTAYLSSCLLLLITAGAMIFSAIFERRFWCRYLCPIGGMNGLFAKLSMIELRAQQGTCSAECTTYQCYKGGPQKGEGLETDGCPLYSHPAQLEDNRDCVLCMTCLKACPHRSVEVNLRPPGIELWTTHVPRSYEVALLFLLFGGIFLHRLPELQATLGWHLDLTQFLPHLGVSLVALVIPASVALFVYGVMQLFYLFSNFVKQAKSKVFISKPKSFLEIAYGYLPLVLGGNLAHYLRLGLGEAGRIVPVTLATFGYSGQGMPIVIAHPAVTAFLQAVTLIFSVLLTIFLTHKITRQPLRLLLPQHLGAIALTAMIWILVVGW; encoded by the coding sequence ATGACATCTCCAAACACTGTGATATGGTTACAAGAACGAACGGCTTTAGGAATTCTTTCGGGTGAAGTATTAGAAGCGATCGCGCAAGTTCTTGAAGAAAAAACCTTGCCAGAAAATTATCCTCTCGTTACAGAAGATACGCCTCCAGAAGCACTTTATATTCTGAAACAGGGCAAACTAGAAAGTTATCGAACTCATCAAAACAGCATAGCAGCAGCGTGTAGTTTTCTTCCTGGAACGGTTGTTCATCTCCAGGAACTTTTGTTAGACCAACCTGCACAGCAGACGATTAAAACGCTTAGTGAAAGTCAGTTTTGGGTGATTCCAGCAGCGCAATTCAAACAAATTGTGGCGCAACACCCTGAAATCGCACAAGTCTTCTCGCGTCACCTCATTCAAGAAGTCGCACAACTTACCTCAGCACTCTCTTACGAACAAGAACGTTCTCAAGCGCTACGCCCCTACTTAGTAACTAAAGCCCAACGCGGGATTGTGGGGACAAGTCGTTATGCAGTCCGATTGCGTGCAGCAATCCGCGAAGCTAGTCTGAAGCGCAATTCAGTGCTGATTTTTGGCGAACCAGGATTAGAGAAAGACAATATTGCGGCTTTGATTCACTTCGGTTCTCCGCAGCGCCGCCAACCTATTATCAAACTTAACTGTAGTATTCTGCAATCGAGCGGTGCAGATTTGTTTGGTCGCGCGAGTGGTAAGGTCGGATTGCTTGAATGGTTAGGAGATGGCACGCTTGTTCTCAACAATATTCAAGATCTTCCGGCGGAGTTAGTTCCCGCATTAGTACAGTTACTTAAAACGGGTACGTACACTCCAGTAAGTCGTCTAGGAGAACCAACTCCTACACCTCGAATTTCTCGCGCTCGTATTTTGATGATTTCTGAAAGAACTCAGTCCACAATTGAGCGCTGTGCTGGTCAAATTATCAAAGTTCCCCCACTACGCGTACGCAAAGCTGATATTAAAGCCCAAGCTGAGTATTACATTAGTCTCTACAGTCGCAGCCAGGGCATTGCCAAACCAAAAATTACTCCAGAAGCATTGCGTCGTCTACAATCCTACGATTTTCCTGGTAATTTGCGAGAATTGCAAAGCCTTGTAGAAAGAGCTATTGTTCAATCCGCAGGAGGATTAGAACTTACTGAAGAAATCTTTTGGTCAGCCCAAACGAAGAAAAAACAATTCCGCGTCAATCTACTTAATATGTATCCTGGATTGCGGCGATTTTTGCGCAGTCCTTGGTATCCAGACCGAATTAATTATGGCTTCACTTTGTGGTTTTTTGCTGTTGTTGTTGTTGTCCTGTTTGTAGGTCCGCAACATCGTGGCGAGAACTTTGCCTTAAATATGTTTTGGGCGTGGTGGTGGCCTTTAATTTTACTCGGATTTCCGTTTCTCGGACGAATTTGGTGTGCATTTTGTCCGTTCATGATTTACGGAGAAGTGACACAAAAGCTTTCTCTATGGCTATTTCCGCGACAATTAAAGTCTTGGCCACGACATCAAGCTGAAAAATGGGGTGGATGGTTTTTATTTGGATTATTTACCTTAATTTTCTTGTGGGAAGAACTTTGGAATTTAGAAGATACGGCTTATCTTTCTAGTTGCTTGCTGTTATTAATTACCGCTGGGGCGATGATTTTCTCGGCAATTTTTGAGCGCCGATTTTGGTGCCGCTACCTCTGTCCCATTGGTGGGATGAATGGGCTATTTGCGAAATTATCGATGATTGAATTGCGCGCGCAACAGGGGACTTGTTCGGCGGAATGTACGACGTATCAATGTTATAAAGGTGGTCCGCAAAAGGGTGAAGGGTTGGAAACGGATGGATGTCCTTTGTACTCGCACCCTGCACAGCTTGAAGATAACCGCGATTGTGTTTTGTGCATGACGTGTTTGAAAGCTTGTCCGCATCGTTCAGTTGAAGTCAACTTGCGTCCCCCTGGAATTGAATTATGGACAACGCACGTACCCCGTTCTTATGAAGTGGCGTTGTTGTTTTTGCTATTTGGTGGAATATTTCTGCATCGTTTACCAGAGTTGCAAGCGACTCTGGGTTGGCATTTAGATTTAACGCAGTTTTTACCACATTTGGGAGTGTCGTTAGTTGCATTAGTAATTCCGGCAAGTGTTGCGCTGTTCGTATACGGTGTCATGCAGTTATTCTACTTGTTCAGCAATTTTGTCAAACAAGCAAAATCTAAAGTCTTTATTTCTAAGCCTAAATCGTTTCTAGAAATAGCTTACGGTTATTTACCGCTTGTATTAGGCGGAAATTTGGCGCACTACTTGCGTTTAGGTTTGGGAGAGGCTGGCAGAATTGTTCCAGTAACGTTAGCGACTTTTGGCTATAGCGGTCAAGGAATGCCGATTGTAATAGCACATCCTGCTGTCACGGCTTTTTTACAAGCTGTCACTTTAATTTTTTCTGTACTGTTAACAATATTCTTGACGCATAAAATTACTCGTCAGCCGTTACGTCTTTTATTGCCGCAACATTTAGGCGCGATCGCATTAACCGCAATGATTTGGATACTTGTTGTTGGTTGGTAA
- a CDS encoding (2Fe-2S) ferredoxin domain-containing protein codes for MGKFKSKKVSDFTLEGRFLNFILEDGYKLKYLRIASADGEYWIKPCKELREQELQLIPGDWIQVLGERKLDLKTGKLKLKAAQVTRTTPHAPEDVTSKVAPSKKKANILVCQKSSCMKRGGTAVCQALQATLSDRGLENEVAIKGTGCLKQCKAGPNIVMPDKTRYSRIQAAEIPQVIDKHFATVGDAPKAEPEKVSVNVTEVLVSTN; via the coding sequence ATGGGTAAATTCAAAAGCAAAAAAGTATCAGATTTTACGTTAGAAGGGCGCTTTTTGAATTTTATTTTAGAAGATGGCTATAAGCTCAAATATCTGCGCATAGCTAGTGCAGATGGTGAATACTGGATTAAACCTTGCAAAGAGCTACGAGAGCAAGAGTTACAATTGATACCAGGCGATTGGATACAAGTATTAGGCGAGCGCAAGCTCGACTTAAAAACGGGCAAACTCAAACTTAAAGCTGCACAAGTTACGCGCACAACGCCTCACGCGCCAGAGGATGTGACTTCAAAAGTAGCACCAAGTAAAAAGAAAGCAAATATCTTGGTTTGTCAAAAGTCTAGCTGTATGAAGCGGGGCGGTACAGCAGTCTGTCAAGCATTACAAGCAACTTTAAGCGATCGCGGTTTAGAAAACGAAGTCGCGATTAAAGGTACAGGCTGTCTCAAGCAATGCAAAGCGGGTCCCAATATTGTGATGCCCGATAAAACCCGTTACAGCCGCATTCAAGCCGCAGAAATTCCCCAAGTTATTGATAAACACTTTGCAACTGTGGGCGATGCTCCAAAAGCAGAGCCAGAAAAAGTTTCAGTGAATGTAACAGAAGTTTTAGTCTCTACCAATTGA
- a CDS encoding Asr1405/Asl0597 family protein: protein MEEVVLTSGASLNVGETVEVNGIDRWQIYQRLQELAIPCWCVTNQPLRVRVVDVTTAIQLWSVSRQFKMSRHDLVCWLERCWEQNF from the coding sequence ATGGAGGAAGTTGTCTTGACATCGGGGGCTAGTTTGAATGTCGGCGAGACAGTGGAAGTAAACGGTATAGATAGATGGCAAATTTACCAACGACTACAAGAGCTTGCAATTCCTTGTTGGTGTGTCACAAATCAACCATTACGAGTTCGCGTTGTTGATGTCACTACCGCAATTCAACTTTGGAGTGTATCAAGACAATTCAAAATGTCCCGTCATGATTTAGTTTGCTGGTTAGAGCGCTGCTGGGAACAGAATTTTTAA